A window from Gottschalkiaceae bacterium SANA encodes these proteins:
- a CDS encoding M20 family metallopeptidase: MTIKESAKECKDYVINLRREFHMYPEKSLEEVRTQKRVIEELTKLEIPFERIANTGVIGTIVGGKPGKTIALRADMDALDLQEIADVPYRSKNDGFMHGCGHDGHTASLLGAAKVLKEIQSELQGTVKLFFQPAEEVARGAKKMIAEGALNGVDSIFGIHIWNSLECGKVSVEAGPRMASAGEFTIRVKGKGGHGAMPHQTIDAVVVGSSIVLDLQSIVSREIHPSDPAVLSVGKFEAGSRNNVIAEDAVIIGTTRCYNHEVNNLFEDRIRRVCQHTAFAHGATATLEYETLVIPVINDEKISEIAAGSVEKIRSKEAIQSFPALNVGEDYSFFMDQVPGVLALVGCKKEAAEYYPHHHPMFDIDEDSLEVATALYAQVAYDFLAEGGEA; encoded by the coding sequence ATGACAATCAAAGAATCTGCAAAAGAATGTAAGGACTACGTAATCAATCTACGACGTGAGTTTCATATGTACCCCGAAAAAAGTTTAGAAGAGGTGCGAACACAAAAACGCGTGATCGAAGAACTAACGAAACTAGAAATTCCTTTTGAACGGATCGCAAATACTGGTGTGATTGGTACGATTGTGGGAGGGAAACCGGGAAAAACCATTGCTTTGCGTGCGGATATGGATGCTTTGGATCTTCAGGAAATTGCCGATGTACCTTATCGCTCTAAGAATGACGGATTTATGCATGGCTGTGGACACGATGGTCATACGGCATCTTTATTGGGCGCGGCCAAGGTTTTAAAGGAAATCCAATCTGAATTACAGGGAACCGTAAAACTTTTCTTTCAACCAGCTGAGGAAGTTGCTCGTGGTGCAAAGAAGATGATTGCCGAAGGGGCTTTAAATGGGGTTGATTCTATTTTTGGCATCCACATATGGAATAGCTTGGAGTGTGGAAAGGTAAGTGTTGAAGCGGGACCCCGTATGGCATCTGCTGGGGAGTTCACAATTAGAGTCAAAGGGAAAGGTGGTCATGGGGCAATGCCTCATCAAACCATTGATGCTGTTGTTGTTGGATCTTCGATTGTACTTGATCTGCAATCCATCGTAAGTAGGGAGATTCATCCCTCAGATCCTGCCGTGTTAAGCGTAGGGAAATTTGAAGCAGGAAGCAGAAACAATGTAATTGCAGAAGATGCTGTTATCATTGGAACAACAAGATGTTATAACCACGAAGTCAATAATTTATTCGAAGATCGAATTCGGCGGGTGTGCCAACATACAGCCTTTGCACATGGTGCGACGGCGACATTGGAATATGAAACTTTGGTAATCCCCGTGATCAACGATGAGAAAATATCTGAAATAGCAGCTGGTTCTGTAGAAAAAATTCGCTCGAAAGAAGCAATTCAGAGCTTTCCTGCATTAAATGTGGGCGAAGATTATTCTTTCTTTATGGATCAAGTGCCTGGCGTTTTGGCTTTGGTTGGGTGTAAAAAAGAAGCGGCGGAGTACTACCCGCATCACCATCCTATGTTTGATATTGATGAAGACAGTTTAGAAGTGGCAACAGCGCTTTATGCTCAGGTTGCTTATGATTTCTTGGCAGAAGGAGGCGAGGCATAA
- a CDS encoding M20 family metallopeptidase, producing the protein MMKEALLQEEYVRELRREFHRHPEPSWGEEWTSSRVIEELTAMGIEYKRIAKTGVMAWIPGAKPGKTIALRADMDALEIIELNDLEFKSEIDGMMHGCGHDGHTAMLLGAAKILKSKQDEISGTVRLLFQPAEEYVQGAKAMIADGCLEGVDGILGIHLWADLPTGVVSVEAGPRMASSDNYVINVKGKGGHGANPHETVDAVVVGAAIVRDLQTIASRRSSPLEPVVVTIGRFASGTRFNVIAQEAKLEGTARCFTPELRVELEKNISLVSKEVAKAYRAEIEIDYSFGVAALINDETCSKIAAGSVGKILSPEAVQPMVKTTGSEDMAEYICRVPGLIAFVGTADPKKDVIYPHHNPKFDIDENSLVHGTALYVQYAFDFLNYAK; encoded by the coding sequence ATGATGAAGGAAGCGTTACTTCAAGAGGAATATGTAAGAGAACTTCGTCGAGAGTTTCATCGTCACCCAGAACCCAGCTGGGGAGAGGAGTGGACGTCCTCTCGCGTAATCGAAGAATTAACAGCCATGGGGATCGAATATAAAAGAATTGCAAAAACGGGTGTGATGGCTTGGATACCTGGTGCAAAACCAGGTAAAACAATAGCTTTACGAGCAGATATGGATGCTTTAGAAATTATAGAACTGAATGATTTAGAATTCAAATCAGAAATTGATGGAATGATGCACGGCTGTGGCCACGATGGTCATACGGCCATGCTTTTGGGCGCCGCGAAGATATTGAAAAGCAAACAGGACGAAATTAGCGGAACGGTCAGATTGTTATTTCAACCTGCAGAAGAGTATGTTCAGGGTGCTAAAGCGATGATTGCAGATGGATGTCTAGAAGGTGTCGATGGAATTTTAGGAATCCATCTCTGGGCAGATTTACCTACAGGAGTTGTTTCTGTGGAAGCAGGTCCTCGAATGGCCTCTAGTGACAACTATGTCATTAATGTTAAGGGAAAGGGTGGCCATGGTGCCAATCCGCATGAAACGGTTGATGCCGTAGTTGTAGGAGCAGCGATTGTTCGAGATCTTCAAACCATTGCTAGCCGAAGGAGTTCGCCCCTTGAACCTGTTGTGGTAACAATTGGACGTTTTGCAAGTGGAACACGATTTAATGTGATTGCCCAGGAAGCGAAATTAGAAGGGACGGCACGGTGTTTTACCCCAGAACTTCGAGTTGAATTGGAAAAAAATATTAGTTTGGTTTCAAAAGAAGTTGCCAAAGCTTATCGTGCGGAAATTGAAATAGACTATTCCTTTGGTGTTGCTGCCTTGATTAATGATGAAACCTGTTCAAAGATTGCAGCTGGATCGGTTGGTAAAATTCTATCCCCAGAGGCTGTTCAGCCCATGGTTAAGACAACAGGAAGCGAAGACATGGCTGAATATATTTGCCGTGTACCTGGATTGATTGCTTTCGTTGGAACTGCAGACCCTAAAAAAGATGTCATCTACCCACATCATAATCCAAAATTCGATATCGATGAAAATTCATTGGTGCATGGAACGGCATTGTATGTGCAATATGCTTTTGATTTTTTAAATTATGCGAAATAG
- a CDS encoding DegV family protein encodes MKVRIVVDTSCDLQPGSDSEFAYVPFEIKVGDVSFHDDEKTQMELLLLMKEESTAAKSSCPSPAAFLNTFTCDAEVIFVVTISSNLSGSYNSAKIAKEIYLEENPDKDIFVVDSLSASAGETAIAYYIQDALEVERFQTMEELFLATKAYAKTVKTLFVLEDLSNLVKNGRMGKLAGLFAAFLHIKPVLGDDGNGEIVLYKKSRGTKKALRDLMTAIEERGKDLNLEDRILYISHCNAKQKALQVKALAEGQFSFAEIKIFETNGLSTVYAGDGGIVLAF; translated from the coding sequence ATGAAAGTTAGAATTGTAGTGGATACTTCTTGCGATTTGCAACCGGGTAGCGATTCAGAATTTGCATATGTACCCTTTGAGATAAAAGTTGGTGATGTGAGTTTTCATGATGATGAAAAGACGCAGATGGAATTGCTTCTACTGATGAAAGAGGAGTCGACTGCCGCTAAATCTTCTTGTCCTTCACCGGCAGCATTTCTTAATACTTTCACTTGTGATGCGGAAGTGATATTTGTTGTGACAATCTCGTCAAACTTAAGCGGCAGTTATAATAGTGCGAAAATTGCAAAAGAAATCTATTTAGAGGAGAATCCAGACAAGGACATTTTTGTGGTTGATTCCTTAAGTGCTTCTGCAGGAGAAACGGCTATTGCATACTATATTCAGGACGCATTAGAAGTAGAGCGTTTTCAAACGATGGAAGAACTGTTTCTTGCTACAAAAGCCTATGCAAAAACCGTCAAAACACTATTTGTATTAGAAGATTTATCTAATTTAGTGAAGAATGGACGAATGGGAAAACTGGCTGGTCTATTTGCAGCTTTTTTACATATTAAACCTGTTTTAGGGGATGATGGAAATGGAGAAATCGTTTTATATAAAAAGAGCCGGGGAACCAAGAAGGCTTTAAGGGACTTGATGACAGCAATAGAGGAACGTGGAAAAGATTTAAATCTAGAGGATCGAATCTTGTATATTTCTCATTGCAATGCAAAGCAAAAGGCTTTGCAGGTTAAAGCACTTGCTGAAGGACAGTTCTCTTTTGCAGAGATTAAGATTTTTGAAACCAATGGTCTCAGTACGGTCTATGCGGGAGATGGGGGCATTGTACTTGCATTTTAG
- the pflB gene encoding formate C-acetyltransferase, translating to MKNQENFNSGKWQETIDVRDFIQKNYTPYRGDEAFLTGKSQKTTLLWEKAENLIAEEIKKGIIGVDTETFSGINNFKPGYLDKENEVVVGYQTDSPLKRIMNPYGGFRMVEASLKAYGFEMDDELKSDFKQFRKTHNEGVFDAYTPDMRKARSIGLMTGLPDAYGRGRIIGDYRRIALYGINRLIEERKNDFVNLVNQAAVEEMIQLREEINEQLRALAAMKEMSLSYGIDLSQPAKNASEAVQFLYFGYLSAIKENNGAAMSLGKNTAFLDIYIERDLAMGVITENQAQEMIDQFVIKLRMARHLRTPDYNTLFAGDPTWITEVIGGMGIDGRTMVTKTAYRFLHTLTNLGSAPEPNMTILWSEKLPKAFKRYCTRMSIETGALQYENDDLMRPIYGDDYGIACCVSAMQIGKQMQFFGARANLGKALLMAINEGYEEVKTDKAGNLIQMVKGIEKIEDGVLVYDEVMKRFNKVMEYLADLYVNTMNTIHYMHDKYAYEAGQMALHDVSVHRFMAFGVAGISLVADSLSAIKYAKVTPIRNEFGITTDFAIEGEFPKYGNDDDRVDQLAVKVLEKFVSELKKHPTYRKSEHTLSVLTITSNVVYGKKTGATPDGRQKGEPFAPGANPMHGRDEKGALASLNSVAKLPYEGVCQDGISNTFSIVPTALGKEDEVRYANLTAILDGYFEQKAFHLNVNVMEKALLIDAMEHPEKYPTLTIRVSGYAVHFNRLTKEQQLEVISRTFHEAV from the coding sequence ATGAAAAATCAGGAAAACTTTAACTCGGGGAAATGGCAAGAAACCATCGATGTACGAGACTTTATTCAAAAAAATTATACTCCTTACCGGGGTGATGAGGCATTTTTGACAGGAAAGAGTCAAAAAACAACACTTCTATGGGAAAAGGCGGAAAACCTGATTGCTGAGGAAATTAAAAAAGGCATTATTGGTGTCGATACGGAAACATTTTCCGGAATAAATAATTTTAAACCTGGCTACCTAGACAAAGAAAATGAGGTTGTCGTCGGGTATCAAACTGACTCTCCATTAAAACGCATTATGAATCCATACGGTGGATTCCGTATGGTGGAAGCGTCATTAAAAGCCTATGGATTTGAAATGGATGATGAACTGAAGTCTGACTTTAAACAATTTAGAAAAACACATAATGAGGGTGTCTTTGATGCATACACGCCTGATATGAGAAAAGCCCGATCGATTGGATTGATGACGGGTCTTCCTGATGCCTATGGTCGAGGTCGTATCATTGGTGATTATCGACGAATTGCCTTATATGGTATAAATCGTTTGATTGAGGAACGCAAGAATGACTTTGTCAATTTAGTTAATCAGGCTGCAGTTGAAGAAATGATTCAGTTGCGCGAAGAAATTAATGAGCAATTACGGGCCTTGGCGGCGATGAAAGAGATGTCATTAAGTTACGGCATTGATCTTTCTCAGCCGGCTAAGAATGCTTCAGAAGCTGTACAATTTTTATACTTCGGCTATCTTTCGGCAATCAAGGAAAATAATGGGGCTGCCATGTCACTTGGCAAGAATACAGCATTCTTGGATATCTACATCGAACGTGATTTAGCAATGGGTGTGATTACAGAAAATCAAGCCCAAGAGATGATCGATCAATTTGTGATTAAGTTGAGAATGGCGCGTCATTTGCGAACGCCGGATTACAATACCCTGTTTGCCGGAGATCCGACATGGATTACAGAGGTGATCGGTGGAATGGGAATTGACGGACGTACCATGGTGACAAAAACCGCATATCGATTCTTGCACACATTGACTAACCTTGGTTCCGCACCAGAACCGAATATGACAATTCTTTGGTCGGAGAAATTACCGAAAGCCTTTAAACGCTATTGCACAAGGATGTCTATCGAAACGGGTGCCCTTCAGTATGAAAACGATGATTTAATGCGTCCGATCTATGGAGATGATTATGGCATCGCATGCTGTGTATCGGCCATGCAAATTGGTAAACAGATGCAGTTTTTCGGTGCACGAGCCAACCTGGGCAAAGCCTTGCTTATGGCAATCAATGAAGGCTATGAAGAAGTGAAAACGGATAAAGCGGGCAATTTAATTCAAATGGTCAAAGGAATCGAGAAAATCGAAGATGGCGTTTTGGTCTATGACGAAGTAATGAAACGATTCAATAAGGTGATGGAGTACTTGGCTGACTTGTATGTAAATACCATGAATACGATTCACTATATGCATGATAAATATGCGTACGAAGCAGGTCAAATGGCCTTACATGATGTTTCTGTTCATCGATTCATGGCATTTGGAGTTGCGGGAATATCTCTGGTGGCCGATTCTTTAAGCGCGATTAAATACGCAAAGGTAACGCCAATTCGAAATGAATTTGGCATTACAACGGATTTTGCAATTGAAGGCGAATTTCCGAAGTATGGAAATGATGATGATCGTGTGGATCAATTGGCTGTGAAAGTGCTTGAAAAGTTTGTTTCTGAACTGAAAAAGCACCCGACTTATCGAAAATCTGAGCATACGCTTTCTGTTTTGACGATTACTTCCAATGTGGTTTACGGCAAGAAAACCGGTGCGACTCCAGATGGAAGACAAAAGGGAGAGCCTTTTGCACCGGGTGCTAACCCCATGCATGGACGTGATGAAAAAGGTGCCTTGGCTTCTTTGAACTCTGTTGCAAAGCTTCCCTACGAAGGTGTTTGTCAAGATGGCATTTCCAATACATTCTCTATTGTGCCAACTGCTTTGGGAAAAGAGGATGAAGTTCGATATGCCAACTTGACTGCAATACTGGACGGATATTTTGAACAAAAAGCATTTCATCTCAATGTGAATGTGATGGAAAAGGCTTTGTTGATTGACGCGATGGAACACCCTGAGAAATATCCAACTTTGACAATTCGGGTTTCGGGATATGCTGTACACTTTAATCGCTTAACAAAAGAGCAACAATTAGAAGTCATTAGTCGGACATTCCACGAGGCTGTTTAG
- the pflA gene encoding pyruvate formate-lyase-activating protein — MGRIHSIETMGLLDGPGVRTVFFLQGCPLRCSYCHNPDTQRIAGGDEMTSEEIVQTAKRYLPYYRHSGGGVTFSGGEPLLQGAFLLETLKLLKAEGIHTALDTSGFGQENYFDEILELVDLVLLDIKHFDRKEHQKLTGVKMKGRDPFLNRLVNFRGKVWIRHVMVPGLTDSKNAMDHLYRSIRFLAKKIEKIEILPYHKMGAEKYEALEMAVPLQDIPEMNHDLAMVYQDKLREKLIQDQKRIGLVPAV; from the coding sequence ATGGGAAGAATTCACTCTATTGAAACGATGGGATTGCTGGACGGACCAGGGGTTCGAACCGTATTTTTTTTACAAGGGTGTCCTTTACGATGCAGTTATTGTCATAACCCAGATACTCAGCGAATTGCTGGTGGTGATGAAATGACATCGGAGGAAATTGTTCAGACAGCGAAAAGATATCTTCCTTATTATCGACACTCGGGCGGTGGTGTTACTTTTTCGGGGGGCGAGCCCTTGCTACAGGGAGCTTTTCTTCTTGAAACGCTGAAACTCCTTAAGGCGGAAGGAATTCATACGGCTTTAGATACCAGTGGGTTTGGTCAGGAGAACTACTTCGATGAAATTCTGGAATTGGTAGACCTTGTACTTTTGGACATCAAGCATTTTGATCGAAAAGAGCATCAAAAGTTGACGGGTGTGAAAATGAAGGGCAGAGATCCCTTTTTGAATCGTTTGGTTAACTTTAGAGGAAAGGTTTGGATCCGGCACGTGATGGTACCGGGACTGACGGATTCAAAAAATGCAATGGACCATTTGTACAGATCGATTCGATTTTTGGCTAAAAAAATAGAAAAAATTGAAATTCTACCCTATCATAAAATGGGTGCAGAAAAATACGAAGCATTAGAAATGGCAGTTCCTTTACAGGATATTCCAGAAATGAATCACGATTTGGCAATGGTCTATCAAGACAAGCTTCGCGAGAAATTGATACAGGATCAAAAGAGAATAGGACTTGTGCCAGCTGTGTGA
- a CDS encoding cobyrinate a,c-diamide synthase has protein sequence MKGFVLAGTHSGVGKTTLSLGLMRAYRNRGMQVAPFKVGPDYIDPMFHRIAAGNISYNLDLILMKKDGVKRSFVDHAGQSDIAIVEGVMGLYDGMNFSKDNGSTAHVARVLDLPVFLVVDAQGMAASVLAHIQGYCSYDPNLRIAGIILNRVSSEGLYKYLKEPIEEHLGIPCVGYLPKDKQVHLSSRHLGLIPVNELDHFDEKLNRIADLVEEHFDWELIQEISEIQIGRNETKADHAWAKGLRIGIAHDDAFNFYYQENLERVEKWGGEWISCSPMKDSKLPEGIDALYLGGGFPEVFAKELNENQGFVQDLKEKIAEGLPVYAECGGYLYLSSSIQQLDGSLVPMTGILSGKGEMTKRLQRFGYVSCQWGELEIRAHEFHRSRIIHLEPVQQVLQLTQLRNQEKHWKCGERFHNVLAGYPHLHFTGNPEFLKKMIGIVQKRKKENGHVRKES, from the coding sequence ATGAAAGGATTTGTATTGGCGGGTACCCATAGCGGTGTTGGTAAAACGACCTTGTCTTTGGGATTGATGCGAGCATATCGAAATCGCGGCATGCAGGTCGCACCCTTTAAGGTTGGTCCCGATTATATAGACCCGATGTTTCATCGGATCGCCGCAGGAAATATTTCATATAATCTTGATCTGATCTTGATGAAGAAAGATGGTGTGAAGCGTTCATTTGTTGACCATGCGGGTCAAAGTGATATTGCAATTGTAGAGGGTGTGATGGGACTCTATGACGGAATGAATTTTTCAAAAGACAATGGAAGTACGGCGCATGTAGCTCGTGTTTTGGATTTACCGGTATTTTTGGTTGTTGATGCCCAGGGAATGGCAGCCAGCGTATTGGCGCATATTCAGGGTTATTGTTCCTATGATCCAAATCTTCGTATTGCGGGAATCATTTTGAATCGAGTGAGTTCAGAAGGGCTTTATAAATATCTAAAAGAGCCAATTGAAGAACACTTAGGGATCCCATGTGTGGGGTATTTACCAAAAGATAAGCAAGTGCATCTTTCCAGTCGTCACTTAGGCTTGATCCCGGTTAATGAGTTGGATCATTTCGATGAAAAACTCAATCGGATTGCAGATTTGGTAGAGGAACATTTTGATTGGGAACTGATTCAGGAAATTAGTGAGATACAGATAGGAAGAAATGAAACGAAAGCAGATCATGCTTGGGCCAAGGGACTACGAATTGGAATTGCTCATGATGATGCCTTCAATTTCTACTATCAAGAGAATCTGGAGCGTGTAGAAAAGTGGGGAGGAGAGTGGATTTCTTGTTCACCCATGAAAGATTCAAAATTACCAGAGGGAATCGATGCTCTCTATCTAGGAGGTGGATTCCCTGAGGTCTTTGCCAAGGAGCTTAATGAAAATCAAGGCTTTGTTCAAGATTTGAAAGAAAAGATTGCAGAGGGACTTCCAGTATATGCAGAATGCGGTGGCTATCTATATCTATCTTCATCCATTCAGCAACTAGATGGATCTCTTGTACCCATGACAGGAATTCTGTCGGGGAAAGGAGAAATGACCAAAAGACTTCAGCGGTTCGGATATGTGAGTTGCCAATGGGGGGAGTTAGAGATTCGCGCACATGAGTTTCATCGCTCGCGGATCATTCATCTAGAGCCTGTTCAACAAGTGCTTCAACTTACACAACTTCGGAATCAAGAAAAACACTGGAAGTGCGGAGAACGATTTCATAATGTGTTGGCTGGGTATCCGCATCTTCATTTTACGGGCAATCCTGAGTTTTTAAAGAAAATGATAGGGATTGTACAAAAGAGAAAAAAGGAGAATGGCCATGTACGTAAAGAATCCTGA
- a CDS encoding precorrin-8X methylmutase, with the protein MYVKNPESIESKSFAIIEEEMGQQALKFSQEELPIVKRVIHTTADFEYADQIRFHPDAIRIIREALIAGAEIYADTSMIVSGINRKKIKALSSCVHNFVHDHDVALRAKEAGITRSMAGIEKAMQVENIQLYAIGNAPTAIYRLKECIEMTGKKPLAIVGAPIGFVGAAESKEVLMKMDIPYITIEGRKGGSPVVAAIFNAILKGIEMP; encoded by the coding sequence ATGTACGTAAAGAATCCTGAAAGTATTGAAAGCAAAAGCTTTGCCATTATTGAAGAAGAAATGGGCCAACAAGCTCTGAAATTTTCACAAGAGGAATTGCCCATTGTAAAAAGGGTGATTCATACAACGGCCGACTTTGAGTATGCGGATCAAATCCGTTTTCATCCCGATGCCATTCGAATTATTCGGGAAGCCTTGATTGCTGGGGCGGAAATTTATGCGGATACATCCATGATTGTATCTGGGATCAATCGGAAGAAAATAAAGGCGTTATCCAGTTGTGTGCATAATTTTGTTCATGATCATGATGTAGCCCTTCGTGCCAAAGAAGCGGGTATCACACGATCGATGGCGGGAATTGAAAAAGCCATGCAAGTGGAAAACATTCAGCTCTATGCAATTGGTAATGCGCCAACAGCCATCTATCGATTAAAGGAATGCATTGAAATGACAGGGAAAAAGCCATTGGCAATTGTTGGTGCGCCCATTGGTTTTGTCGGTGCTGCTGAATCAAAAGAAGTCTTGATGAAAATGGATATTCCCTATATCACCATTGAGGGAAGAAAAGGCGGCAGCCCTGTTGTTGCAGCGATTTTCAATGCGATTCTAAAAGGGATTGAAATGCCATGA
- the cbiD gene encoding cobalt-precorrin-5B (C(1))-methyltransferase CbiD — MINRTIFKAGKELRYGYTTGSCATAAAKAAVLMLIQQEKIEEVRIETPKGWDLILDVNNQEWNENRASCSIIKDGGDDIDCTHGIHVYASVTRKEEPGISIAGGLGVGIVTREGLGLIVGEAAINRVPKEMMTKEVLQILPADFGLAITISAPEGVELAKRTFNPQLGIKGGISIVGTSGIVEPMSEEAFRDTLSMDLEMNSKEQDLIVFVPGNYGEDFCLERGIEEVRIYKTSNFIGYMLEQAMKFNIPRILLVGHIGKFAKLAAGNFHTHNRMSDGRRETITAYAAMAGVQGERLEKIYQSVTTEAMVSLLTENERMKIFPRIAKAIQERVERFCFEQVEVEVLVFSTDQGLLAETEKAAEWMEGISNEID, encoded by the coding sequence ATGATAAATCGAACAATTTTTAAAGCAGGGAAAGAACTTCGTTACGGATACACGACGGGTTCTTGTGCAACAGCTGCAGCCAAGGCAGCTGTTCTGATGTTAATTCAGCAAGAAAAAATAGAGGAAGTCCGAATTGAAACGCCTAAGGGATGGGATTTGATTCTGGATGTAAATAACCAAGAATGGAACGAAAATCGAGCGTCTTGCTCGATTATAAAAGATGGGGGCGATGATATTGATTGCACCCATGGCATACATGTATACGCCAGTGTTACACGAAAGGAAGAGCCTGGCATTTCTATTGCGGGTGGACTGGGAGTGGGGATCGTAACTCGTGAAGGTTTGGGTCTGATCGTTGGAGAGGCAGCCATCAATCGGGTGCCAAAAGAGATGATGACAAAAGAAGTACTTCAGATCCTTCCAGCGGACTTTGGCCTTGCCATAACGATCTCTGCTCCGGAAGGCGTGGAGTTGGCCAAACGGACCTTTAACCCGCAATTGGGGATAAAGGGGGGGATTTCCATCGTGGGAACCTCCGGTATTGTTGAACCGATGAGTGAGGAAGCGTTTCGAGATACACTTTCAATGGATTTGGAAATGAACAGCAAAGAACAAGATTTGATCGTCTTTGTACCTGGGAACTATGGGGAGGATTTTTGTCTTGAACGTGGAATCGAGGAAGTACGGATTTATAAGACTAGTAATTTTATTGGATACATGTTGGAGCAAGCGATGAAATTTAATATTCCGAGAATTTTATTGGTTGGTCATATCGGTAAGTTCGCTAAATTAGCAGCTGGAAATTTTCATACCCATAACCGCATGTCAGATGGAAGAAGGGAAACCATAACAGCTTATGCGGCCATGGCTGGCGTTCAGGGAGAGAGATTAGAAAAAATTTATCAATCGGTAACAACTGAGGCCATGGTATCACTTTTGACCGAAAATGAAAGGATGAAAATTTTTCCTCGAATAGCGAAGGCCATTCAAGAGCGGGTTGAGCGGTTTTGCTTTGAACAGGTGGAGGTAGAGGTTCTTGTTTTTTCAACGGATCAAGGCCTCTTGGCTGAAACTGAAAAGGCAGCAGAATGGATGGAGGGAATCAGTAATGAAATCGATTAA
- the cbiE gene encoding precorrin-6y C5,15-methyltransferase (decarboxylating) subunit CbiE, producing MKSIKVLGIGPGHPDYLLPITKRIINECQVLVGGDRQISVRGEDDHHEIIPFSMPIETMMKKIRESAQTKQVGVLVSGDAGYYSLLAALRRFFSNDELDVYPGISSMQYLFARLGLPWSDAELGSLHGRSWDWMEEVKKRKLIGLLTDQNQSPVWIAKQLVEAGIQDCWMAVGENLSYANEKIEKIRPEEAVQREFEALSVVVIGYE from the coding sequence ATGAAATCGATTAAGGTTTTGGGAATCGGACCGGGACACCCTGACTATCTTTTGCCCATTACCAAGCGCATAATCAATGAATGCCAAGTATTGGTAGGGGGAGATCGACAGATCTCTGTGAGAGGGGAAGATGATCATCATGAAATCATTCCATTTTCCATGCCCATAGAAACGATGATGAAAAAGATTCGGGAATCGGCTCAAACCAAACAAGTTGGCGTCCTTGTTTCTGGTGATGCGGGCTATTATAGTCTTCTTGCAGCTCTTCGTCGTTTTTTTTCAAATGACGAATTGGATGTATATCCAGGAATCAGCTCCATGCAATATTTATTCGCGCGCTTGGGCTTACCCTGGAGTGATGCGGAATTGGGAAGTCTGCATGGGCGCTCTTGGGATTGGATGGAAGAAGTTAAAAAAAGAAAGTTGATTGGCTTGCTAACTGATCAGAATCAATCGCCTGTGTGGATTGCAAAGCAATTGGTGGAAGCTGGGATCCAGGATTGTTGGATGGCTGTGGGGGAAAATCTTTCTTACGCCAATGAAAAGATTGAAAAAATACGGCCAGAGGAAGCGGTTCAACGTGAATTTGAGGCCCTAAGCGTGGTGGTGATCGGCTATGAGTAA
- a CDS encoding hypothetical protein (frameshifted, insertion/deletion at around 1682926), with translation MSKEKRPVNSGVKDSEFIRGKVPMTKAEVRAVTLSKLQLKNSDIIVDLGAGSGSLSIESARLLTEGSVISVERNPQAIAVLKQNRKKFACENMKILEMEAPLGLDQIAYADKVIIGGSGGHLAELIHWANQVMPYGGRLVMNMITLENLHIGWETIQGCGFDEVELVQVVVSRGKGVGSVTMMMGENPVYVISGRKGNANG, from the coding sequence ATGAGTAAGGAAAAAAGACCCGTGAACTCGGGGGTAAAAGACAGCGAATTTATAAGAGGGAAGGTTCCCATGACCAAGGCGGAAGTAAGAGCTGTAACTCTGTCTAAGCTTCAATTGAAAAATTCGGATATTATTGTTGATCTTGGAGCGGGCTCTGGTTCCTTGTCGATTGAGTCAGCACGTCTATTGACAGAAGGCTCTGTAATTTCGGTAGAACGCAATCCGCAAGCCATAGCGGTATTAAAGCAAAATAGAAAGAAGTTTGCTTGTGAAAATATGAAAATTCTAGAAATGGAAGCACCCCTGGGACTTGATCAAATTGCCTACGCAGACAAGGTGATCATAGGTGGAAGCGGTGGTCATCTTGCAGAATTGATTCATTGGGCCAATCAAGTGATGCCTTATGGTGGCAGGTTGGTTATGAATATGATCACCCTTGAAAATTTACATATTGGATGGGAAACCATACAAGGCTGTGGCTTTGATGAAGTCGAGCTGGTACAGGTTGTTGTCAGCAGGGGAAAAGGTGTTGGTTCTGTGACCATGATGATGGGCGAAAATCCTGTCTATGTCATTTCAGGCAGAAAGGGGAACGCTAATGGCTAA